CAGATTGCAGGCTCACGGGATTATTCCACTATTAACGACCGTTACCTGGAATTAGCAACCGGAGAGCCTATTTACCTGCTGAGTTACGCGGAATTAAAATTCATGCAGGCAGAAGCAGTGGTAAGAGGATGGATCAGCGGCGATGCCGCCACTTATTACAACGCAGGTGTAACCGCAGCGATGAAGTTTGTAACAGATAACACACCGGATGAAGCGCGTTATCATCATAATATGCAGATCACTAATGATTATGTGCAGAACGTTTATTTAAAACAACCTGCCGTTACATTCTCTTCGCAACCTGATCAGCAACTGAAACAAATATTCCTGCAAAAATATCTCTCCACTTACCTGCAGGATCCCGGCCATGCTTTCTATGAATACAGGCGCACCGGTTATCCTGTATTCCCTGTGAACCCGGCTTCTAATATGAATATCCCTTCAGATAAGATCCCCAGCCGCTGGATGTATCCGCAAAAGGAACTGGACTTCAACAGCGTACACCTCTCTGATGCTGTACAGCGCCAGTATGGGAACGATGATGTGAATGGGCAGATGTGGTTACTGAAGGCTAACTAAATTTATTTTATGCAAAGGATATTGATACTATTGGTATGCTTTCTGGGCAGCAGTGCATTCAGAGAGCAACCTTACTTCGTTATAAAACCATACGTGCAACTGGCCACACAGCAGAGCATACGGATACTCTGGGAAACATCTGAACCGGGTGTATCCTGGGTGGAATATGGCCCTGCGTTATATGAGGCGGAACAGCCGGTGCTAACGCTAAAAACTGCGGCCCCTGATGTGGCCACCATGCACGAAATAGAACTGAAAGGATTAACGGCGGAAACCGATTATTTCTACCGCACGGTGACCGTGCTCCGGGGAGGTGATACATTGGTTAGTGAGGCCTCCCCTTTTAAAACTGCGGTGAAAGAAAATACACCTATCGGGTTTGCCGTGTTCAGCGATTCCCAGAAGAATGCACCTGTCTGGGGAAAACTCACTGCCCTGGCGGCAAAAGAACGGCCCAACTTTGCTATTCACGGAGGAGACCTGGTGGATTATGGTTATGTAAAACGCAATTGGGTGGAAGAGTTCTTCGCACCTTCTTATAACTTTATGCGCAGTTACCCGATCTATACGATCATGGGGAACCATGAACATGGAGCACCTTACTATTACCAGTACCTCAGCAATCCAGCTCCCGAATACTACTATACTTTCAAATACGGGAACACACAGTTCTTTCTCTTTGATACGGATCATGATGTGAAACCCGGCACAGAAGTATATGAATGGCTGGAATGGGAACTGGCGCGTTCTACAGCCACCTGGAAGATAGCAATGCATCATCATCCGCCCTTTTCATCAGACACAGATGATTTTGGAGAAACCGCCAAAGGCGGCCGTTCCATACTCGGTGATCCGGATCTCAAAGACCTGCCGCCATTGTACGAAAAGTATGGCGTGGATGTAGTTTTCTATGGTCACATACATACCTATGAACGTACCTGGCCCATCTTAAAGGGTAAGCCGCGGGGTGATAAAGGTGTGCGGTATATTAATATCGGCGGCAGTGGTGGTGATGTGGAACACTCTGCACCTACCCGTTCCTGGTTCACCAATAAAGTGAAAACGGGTTTTCATTTTGGTTATGTAAGGATTGCGGAAAATGTATTGCAGTTCCAGGCTATTGATGAAGACGGGAATGTATTCGATGCTTTTGATCTCACGAAGGGCACACCATGGCATGATGCATCACTGGTACGTCAAACACCGCCTGTGCCGCTGTTCTCTTCTGCTTCGGATGTATTTACGGATGAATTAAAGGTAACACTCGAAGGGGCGCTGCCGGGGCTGGAACTCCGCTATACAACGGACGGTACAGAACCAGGGAAACGTTCTGCGCTGTATACCGCTCCGATTACTTTAAAACAGAGCTGTACATTGAAGGCCGTTGCTTTCAGTAAAGAAGGAAGCAGCCGTGTGGTGGAGAAGAAGTTTGAAAAGCAGGTGCCTTTTGCCGGAAGCCGCAGTGTTGCACCTTTGCCGGGACTGTTGTATCGTTATGCGGAAGGCACTGTGAAAAGCAAAGCAGACTTTGAAAAATTATCCTTTAGCCAACCGGCTGCGGTAAAAAGTTATGACCTTAAAGAGATTACACACCGCGGGGAAGAATGGGCAGTTGAATTTACAGGATATGTGTATGTAGCGGAAGATGGAGTGTATAAATTCAGCGGCCATGCAGAGAACTGGTTAAAGTTCTATGTGCATGATCAGTTGCTG
This DNA window, taken from Chitinophaga niabensis, encodes the following:
- a CDS encoding metallophosphoesterase: MQRILILLVCFLGSSAFREQPYFVIKPYVQLATQQSIRILWETSEPGVSWVEYGPALYEAEQPVLTLKTAAPDVATMHEIELKGLTAETDYFYRTVTVLRGGDTLVSEASPFKTAVKENTPIGFAVFSDSQKNAPVWGKLTALAAKERPNFAIHGGDLVDYGYVKRNWVEEFFAPSYNFMRSYPIYTIMGNHEHGAPYYYQYLSNPAPEYYYTFKYGNTQFFLFDTDHDVKPGTEVYEWLEWELARSTATWKIAMHHHPPFSSDTDDFGETAKGGRSILGDPDLKDLPPLYEKYGVDVVFYGHIHTYERTWPILKGKPRGDKGVRYINIGGSGGDVEHSAPTRSWFTNKVKTGFHFGYVRIAENVLQFQAIDEDGNVFDAFDLTKGTPWHDASLVRQTPPVPLFSSASDVFTDELKVTLEGALPGLELRYTTDGTEPGKRSALYTAPITLKQSCTLKAVAFSKEGSSRVVEKKFEKQVPFAGSRSVAPLPGLLYRYAEGTVKSKADFEKLSFSQPAAVKSYDLKEITHRGEEWAVEFTGYVYVAEDGVYKFSGHAENWLKFYVHDQLLIEEYDQDITLGGEIALKAGYHPVKIIYYDLRRPPSIDLYIQKTGGKVMPLPDSALFH